The region tatcccgaAGCATTCAGTTTTTTCCATCGTAGCGCGATATGATACATCTTAACACATTACTGTTACCTTGCAGTAATCATAAAGAGTTTTTAAAGCCCAAAAAAGTCAACGTTGTGTAATTTATCTGTGACaattcacacacttacactagTTGGCTCACAGAAACAACGGTTCGCTTTAAACAGTGATGAGTATACCTATAAAGTTAAGATTGCATACATTGCCAGCGTTACAAGAGGCACACCGTGTACCCAGGACCCTTAAAATGTGAATCGAGACCCTTGTTTAAATGCGCGTGGACTACGCTACCAGATCGTCAACAGTTCTGCAAAAGACAGGTACTGATGACGAAACGTTGTCAGTTGCACCTAAGCGTGTCACTTTTGTTGCACCATCACAACTGGCTACAAAAATCTAATGAAGATAATCAACACCAGACCACGTATATTGTTTGGACTTGGCGCGAAACAGGATTCAATAACAGCTAACCTATAAAGATCAGTTGAGTCACTGTACGATCCAGGCTGAACTGGTAAACGTTCTCAATCACCTGAAATCTCCTCTACAGGCAAAGCCAATGATCTCAAATTACATGTAAAAGTCGAAAATGTTCATCTTTCAAGTTAAGCACAGATAAATACAACGCTTACTCTCTACAGAAATTCCCTGCGTGCTCTCTACACATCCCGTTCACCCCTTGTTAGTGCACACTAGAAAATCAGAATGGAAAACGTGGTCGTGTAACTACGAGAAGTTAAAACCAAGCTATTACCTATTGTGGTAATCACCGTGATGGCGAAGTAAAAAGATCCGGCGAACTTCCACTGCACTCCAGCTTTGTGTGGTTTCAGTAGCAACACAACCTTTTCCAGCTCATCAAAGTCGATTTTTGACAAATTATATTTTCTCATCAGTTCGAATTTCCGATAATCCAATTTtcttttcatgcttttttcatGCTTGGACTCCAAAGCGTCGAAAACGCCCGCTCCAATTAACAAGTAGGACAGAGTGCAAACAATTAAAGCGAGAGTCCTTGCGTTTTGTCgcttcattttctcattaccTCTAGTTTTCCTCACTCGAATGTGCTGATTTTACCGTTAAGTTTTCTGCTTTTCATAGTATCTCATAGTAACTCATGCAGCACGGAACTCTCTAAGAGGGGTCCTCTTGTCGTCTTGTTCAGAGTCATGGAGTCCCTCATCAAACGCTGACTAGGAGCTGTTCCTTCAGCACCACCCTCGAGGGGGAATGGTAAGTGTACCTTATTTGGTCATTTGATCCCTCAAGGTGTATTTGGATACTATTCAGTAGTGAAACGATGGGGAGATTGTTTAGGGAATCGAGAAGTGATGTAGCCTACTTCACTACCAGACAAGTTATTGCATTTTATACGCATTTGACTCTACTCTTGATTAGGTACCTGTTCGTGAATGTGGGCATCCACACATCAGTTGTAGGCCTACACCATTAAAAATCAGTCTTTTTATTCGCCCAGTTAAAATGATTAAACCAAAACTAGAAACAGAAATGtgactgaaatatgaaacatggaaagttaataaatatatatgtcaCGTGTGTCAGTATGTCACGTATTATCTCATACGCACACTAATTGCGCTGTTTAACTTAGTGAGTTGAATGTATTATTTTGTGCTGTGCTTCGCACTTAAATTGCCTGAAATAATTGCATGAAGTGCGTTACGGAACGTTTTCAAATGAGTAGGGAACATGATGCATgatcacagcaaaacaaaaaggatgGACGATGTTGACCTTATGTATATTTAAACAGATAGGGTTTCCAGGCTTTATAAGTTGTTGTCTAGCAACATAATTAGCGCTCTCGTCCTTGAGTCAATATCGGTGTCCTTTGTAGACCTGAAGGTACATCCTTTCTATAAACCCCGTTTTTTTAACCAGTTTCGGCATCGGCAGATCCAAGCAAATGTCACAGTGAATACCCACAACACAAACTTAAATTACACTTCGATTGATGTTGCGGCATCATAAACGAGAATGCAGCCCATAAATGGCCCGGGTGGTAGACGTGTCGTTGATCTTTATTGTCTCATGAAAATCGAACACCTCTTTTTGCCAGTATCAGATATACAGAAGCAACACAGCATCAAACACTCACGTGTTCACACTTAGTGAAtcacacagactacagaccACATCTTTCAAATAAAAGCTAGGtttaaaatttcattcaaatgtCATTAAAAGGCAAAATTTAAAAAGGCACTTTACCAAAATTGTTCTATAAATAATGcgtttgtatgtgagagagagaaattgtaaATTCAAACTCTGACACATTTTCTGAGATACTCTGTAGGGAAAAACGGTAAGCTGTTTGAACGTGAAGAAATGGTCACCTAAGGTCACCTATGGTCACCAGTCTATGTGGAGAACAATTTCCAAGGAAATCACAACACAATAAAGCTAATACTAATTAATTCTTGATCTGTCTTTAAGATTTCAAAAATAGCTTagtctgtctcatttttttttacagaatgaGAAATCAAAAAAGTCACCATACACAtgatttcacttaaaaaaaaaaaaaaaaaaaaaaaaaactttggcaCAAATATTATGAACTAAATAATTATCCAAAAGAATATGAAgtaatgtgaataatgtgaATACTGAAGTCCAGCTGTATATGAGGTGTCCTCAATGGCTGTGCATATACCAGCTTGGTTTACATATGAGTGCAGGGAGCTGATTATCATAGACACAGAAAGCAAGATTGTCTCACTAATTAATGCAAGGTGGCTGACACTTGCATTTACAATAGGTCATCTTGTTTATTAATCAGTACTCTTCTAGGCAAAATTCAATTATTTTAGTGAATGCGCAGATATTAGGAAACTTCAAAAACGTGGGCTTGAATGTTATGTGAAGCGCCTGTTTTTAAAGAGCAGCAATGTACCCAGGTACAGAGTTTGCTACAGCTTAAGCAATTTACAGAGACCATCAGTTATTACAAAGCTTCAAATTCATCAATCCTCTGTTTGGTGTTGCCCATGCGGATCTGGCGCAGCGTCTTGTACTTGTCCCGGCCCAGGCGGACGTTTTCCATGTGTAGAAGATCGTTTTGAGTCTTCATGGAGCTGTCTCTCGCTTCAGCCAGTTCTGAGCTCAGAGCCTAGAGGGTCACATTTAGTTTAGATGTTATCAGATTGATCTGCAAACTTGGTCTGACCACTGCAATGTGGATTCAAGAAGGTCAGAGACCATAAAGGACTCTCTAATCCATTGCACTACTAAGGTCTGTAAGGTATATGAATTCCAAGATAGTTGGCAGATTCCaggatatctgtgtgtgtgtgtgtgtatgtgtgtgtgtgtgtgtgtgtgtatgtgtgtgtgtgtctcaccatgAGCTGTTTCTGCACACGCATGTTTTTCTCAGCCTCTGTCAGGCGTTCCTCCTCATAGCGGTGGTCCACTATGCCATCTATGTGGAACTCAGCACTGTAAGTGGTGTGGATCTCCTCATTTTCATTATGCTCGTTCTCATGATCATGATTTTCGTACTCCACTGGAGATGCCGCTGGAGGTGATGACATCACTAAGTTTAATTCCTCCCGTGTTTTCACCAGGTCATCTTGCATCTCTCTGGCCTAAGACAGTTAAAAATCAAGAAAGAGAGGATGTTTCAGTAAATGTATGACAGTGTTACAGACAAAAGTTCATCATTatgtaaacattacatttaGAAGCCCACACATCTACTGTCTAAAGTAGAAgatttaaataaacagagcagTACAGTATACAACAGCAGCTGGTCAGATACTGATTTCTagatttatacatttttaccaTGAGTTTACATAAATCAAAACATAGTCCAGAAACTCAATAATACCATTGCATCTTTTGAGTAATGAGCATATTGATGAGCACAGTCTTTACTCACTCTGACTTGCCATTGTTCAGCCTCTTCTTCTTTCGTTCTCTTAGCTTCCTCCAGCAAAGAAATCCTTGCTGTATACTCTGCCAACTCTGCAGCCTATTAAGGGGACACATTATTTCTTTAATACCAAACTGGCTGCCTATAGCagtttactttactttactttacaaTAGAGTCAAGTCATTACTCCATCACAACCAGTGGTATCACTCAATTAAGCGACTGGGTTAATAGCCAGCCTGGATAATTTTGTGAAGTATATTACTAGTATATCTATACTGTCACTTGTGagctacgtgtgtgtgtgtgtgtgtgtgtgtgtgtgtgtgtgtgtgtttgtgtgtgtttgtgtgtgtttgtgtgtatgggtaaaAGTTGTATTTTAGATGTCCCAGACACACCAGTTGTTCCTGGGTCTTAATCTGGTCTTCAGCCTGCCTGGCCAGTGCTTCTTTGGCCTCCAGAGCAGCAAGTCGTTCGGCCTCCAGCCGTGCAGCCTCCTCTGCTACCCTGCGGCGCTCCTCTTCCAGCTGTAAAGCCCTCTCCATTTGTTCCCTCAGCTCTGCGCAGCACACAAATCTCATCAGCAGGGAGCAGCATTTCCCCATGCAAAGTATACTataatgtttcattaaaactgACTTCAAGGGAACAAATCAAGAAAATAATGAAGATAGCCGGTGTATTGCTTTTCCCAAAACCTAAAGTGAATGgataattttttgtttttgcaagaAACACAGGATTTGTATGTCATTTTACATGACATGATTGATAATGACCTAAGTATCTCATAATAAAGTCCGATAGACAGATGTCTTACTTAAACAAAGAAGGGTTCTGTGAAAGGCTGAATCTTTATCAGCCAATGTCTGAAAGACTGCCTACCTCTTTCTGCCTTCTTGTTCTGCTCTTCAAACTCATACAGCCTTGTCATcatctcttgtttctctctctcaattcgctctttctccctctcaatggcctctctcctcttcttctcattttccAGTTGAGCCCTGAAGTGATAAGGCCACCAACACACATTAGCATTTCAAAAATAGACACAATGCAATGATTTCCCAAGGAAGGTTAGGCCTGGAATGCAGGCAAATAAAAGCAAATGGACTCAAACAAGGTGTAAGCCACTCTGTGATAACTGGTGTGCTCTCTGTAAAAGctctttcagacaaaaaaacaaatgagtggAGGACTGGTACCTAACTATGCTAAACTGaaaagtttcaatgctttttcTGTGCTGCACTAAGCAGCTCTGCTGTGCTGCATTGTTTTATTCCATGCtgaactgttctgtgtttttccatggcAAACTGTGCTGTGCTATTCCATGCAAAAGTGTACCGTGTTGGTCTATTCTAAATTGTGCTATGTTGTTCCAGGGTAAcctgttctgtgctgttctgtgacAAACTATGGgttatgctgtgttgtgtcGTTTCAACTGTTTTGTGCTGTTCCATGCTACACTGTGCTATGCTTTGCTATGTTGTGTTGCACTACGGTATGCTTTCTATCAGCTGTGCTGTattgctctgtgctgtgctgtgctgtgctgtgctgtgctgtgctgtgctgcgCAGTGCTGTGCTGCACTGTGCTATGCAGAGCTGTCACTGCAATTTGTGCTTTGTATGGTTGGCAGAGGGCCTTcacctctccatctgtctctgttgtctctcctctctggcctGGGCCTTCATCTGCTGCACCTCAATGGTATCAGGCTTTCTGCGCTGCATGTACAGCTCATGATTCCCCATACAAAGCAGTAGAATTCGCTTGTTAACACGGAGCCGCGGAGCATAGAACACAAAGTCctgaaaaaaggagaacaaaagagagatgtGGTTTTAACATTTCTGATGAATAGATATGCTACAGATCATTTTTCCAGTGTCTGTTTAAGCCTCACCAAGAACATTAAAAGGCAAACACActtaacatgttaaaaaaacatgtacacTGAGAGGGAGAATCACACTGAGTTAAGTTGAAGACACaccagaaaaaataaaatcttctTAAATCTTCTTAAAATGCTCCTCAATCAATGTTTATATTAAGAATATGTAATTGAATTTTGAAATAGTATGaaagcagagagtgagaaataatCTAAAACTAGTCTTAATGGCCTTAAGTGAAACTTTACTAATAAAATATCAAGAGAATTTGTCAGATGTAAATCTTAAACTATAGTATTGTCTTAAAGATAAAATGTTGGATCTACTCAAAACAGGATGAGTGAAACAATGCTGTCATAGGTCTCGAGGGATGCACGCAGTGTTAATAACATCATGTCTCTTCCCAGAATAGATCACAAGACTCTTCAACAGAGTCCTCAACTCCTGACAAAGTGGACGGCTCTGTTCCCGAAAACAAATATGCTAGTGTGTTGATGCAAGTTAGGCACTGCGTAGCCTCAGGCTAACTAAAAGTGGCTCCACTGAATGAGGGGTTCTCCTTTTTAGATTTCATCCCACATTTAATAGGAAGTTCAAATTTTATGGCATACAGACCCATAATAACATTATATATTAGCTTGTAATTTCATCCTCAGTACAAATGTTTGGACACATTATTGCGGTGAAGCaagatttactttttttcttttttttttttggtgttgtttacATTGTCAGTGTTTGATCACTGCAGGTTGACCCTACAAAAGTATGTGGTtagaaatccattttttttaatccctttgGACATTTCAAAAACATGCAGTTGGGAATTTAATATGGGAACTCCACTGTTACTGACATAGTACATTTATGTTGTCTTCGCTGAGTCGCAGgctgttgtgatttttttttttttttttatggaaatcATTAAAGAACGAGGTGCAGACCAAATGCCCAAATAAGTGATAAAATGAGTTCATGTGTAAAAAGGGTGATCTTTCCAAATGACTGTAAACACCAGGATTGTGCATTCAGAACACATAAGGCTCTGCTATACATTGTATGTTCATTCAGTGTTTGAGACTGagtctgaatattttaaaatctaaTAAGATCTATAATATTTCTCGGGTGTGTCATTGTTCTAATGGTTTCAGCCCTAGGCtcaaatgtctttgtgtgtcgtgtgtttgtgtgtgatggttcAGGTAAACATCATCTTTAATTGTTGAAGAGACATGGCCTATTCTGAACCACACGGTTGATAGCCTCATAATGTGTTATGTGACTTtcacagcaaagaaaaaaaacagaaaatttacCGGGGCCTTTTTGTCTATGGGTTTGATGATAAATTTTTTGTCATTGAAGGAAATGTTCCTGATCTCACTCCAGGGAAATCCAATCTTTGGAGTCAGCCTAGTGAACAGCAGGAAAACACATCATAACTTAAAAGAATTATACTTGGAAATCTGTATTTCTAATGGTTTCTAATGGGTAATATAATATCAAGACATAGACAGATGTTTAGAAGACCTGTAACTGAAGTGGTTCAATGACccttgacaacaacaacaaccatgcGGTCATATTTACCTAAACCACTATTCTGACTGGGTTAACTTATTGAAGAAGAAACAGTTAGTTGGGGGTCATTGACTGAGGGGACATGACTGTCGGCACACTGACCCTAATACCCCAGACTGAACTAATGTCACTTCAGATAAAGCTGTTTAAATGTGAGGTCACTGATCACTGAGCTAAAACTTAATGATTACTTGTCATCCTTCTCGTAGATGTTAAGTCCCAGTGCATCCACTCCAAGCCATAAGTCggtcccttttttgtttttgatgtcaAAGTAGTTTACTCCGTACATCTCCAGATCCTGTGCAATCTTCAGATACTCCAGCATAGCATCATCCCTGGTAATataaaattaaactaaattaaaagCCTGCATGAGGAGGACTGAGATTAGGTTTTCTGATTGTGTGTACGCGCtcatacgtgtgtttgtgtttgtgatttagATTCTTATAGCACTGTTTGGACCAAACATGTCTATGAGAATAAGAGGATAAGTCATATTTATGAGGATATAAATGGCAGACAAGTGAGTAGTTATTGATGACATTTTCAGGTTGGGGTTAGATTATCTTTAATTAGTCTTTATTGCGCTTTAgtaacagtaacacagaaatCAGTGGAAGTACCACAGGGATGTcaagaaaaatgtgtgtttgaatgtgagtgtgtttgcgcCAGACTTACTTGTGCATCCCTTTGTGCTCAGCATGCCAAATCTGGATCCTCTCCTCCCACTGTTCCTTAGACAGCTTGTGCTGATCTAGCactctgaaggaaaaaaaaactccctttAAACTGCAGTGCTGTCACTTAAGACTGTAGGATATGACGACAATCTGAATGATAAGTGCATAGAACAAGAGAAATACTGCGGTAGACCATATCTCAATCTAACGTGGTTCCATTCACTGGGATCATAGCCACTCTTCCTGCTTACCTCTGGGGCAACAGGCGCTCTGCTGTTAGGTAGCCAGGCTTGTGATTTTCTTTGCTATAGTTGCCAAACTTGGCCTGTACTGAGTAAGAGGCCAACAGCACGGCGGATTCCGGGGGGCAGTAGACATCATCACTCAGGATGGCATCCTTCACTTGCATGAAGAAGAGTTTGCGTGTGATGTCTTGGATCAGCTCGTCAGCCACGTCTTCTGGATAGTACTTGGCACGGAACTTGAACTGCATGGGATTTTCTCGTTTTACGTCCTGGGAAGAGACCTGGGCGgcaaaaaagaaatggagcAAGAAAATTGAGCTGGGGTAGATTGTCTGTTTATCAGTATGTTTCACTGACATTCTCAAATGATTCCCCTTAATACCACTATAATGTTTGTTTCACCAATTAAAACAA is a window of Chanos chanos chromosome 10, fChaCha1.1, whole genome shotgun sequence DNA encoding:
- the ezra gene encoding ezrin a, with the protein product MPKPISVRITTMDAELEFAIQSVTTGKQLFDQVVRTIGLREVWYFGLQYMDNKGFITWLKLDKKVSSQDVKRENPMQFKFRAKYYPEDVADELIQDITRKLFFMQVKDAILSDDVYCPPESAVLLASYSVQAKFGNYSKENHKPGYLTAERLLPQRVLDQHKLSKEQWEERIQIWHAEHKGMHKDDAMLEYLKIAQDLEMYGVNYFDIKNKKGTDLWLGVDALGLNIYEKDDKLTPKIGFPWSEIRNISFNDKKFIIKPIDKKAPDFVFYAPRLRVNKRILLLCMGNHELYMQRRKPDTIEVQQMKAQAREERQQRQMERAQLENEKKRREAIEREKERIEREKQEMMTRLYEFEEQNKKAERELREQMERALQLEEERRRVAEEAARLEAERLAALEAKEALARQAEDQIKTQEQLAAELAEYTARISLLEEAKRTKEEEAEQWQVRAREMQDDLVKTREELNLVMSSPPAASPVEYENHDHENEHNENEEIHTTYSAEFHIDGIVDHRYEEERLTEAEKNMRVQKQLMALSSELAEARDSSMKTQNDLLHMENVRLGRDKYKTLRQIRMGNTKQRIDEFEAL